A genome region from Bacteroidales bacterium includes the following:
- a CDS encoding PKD domain-containing protein has translation MKKKNHLILLSFLLILILGSCEKKELGNPPASTIADFSFTLSNDGYFPCTATFSNSSLNAKGYHWDFGNGATSTEENPVVEYTAPGLYTVTLTCTPENDVYYNELVKTLVINVKDPLAGFTQVMYFTSRGPEGGNGHLVILSDGAPVVQDFEKVDLSRPYGIAVDTINSKVYISDYSLGVIYKYDADGKNPVKILDVSVPGQEIVDSPEALMVLGDKLYWGRPGGIYRCNLDGSNPEPFINTGTSEPEYPIDMQYDAATGKIFLVNDRTDYTGGYFTVNFDGTGMTEHIVDIDGTAIELNPFSRKVYMAVYAVDGTAITENGIYMCNTDGTSLGKIGEFGSKATWGMTIDYKNNKLFWGYKISNSNPDGKIIRSNLDGSGQEDWITGVSPHAMQISWVKLCQGGQ, from the coding sequence ATGAAAAAGAAAAATCATCTCATACTACTCTCCTTCCTGCTGATCCTGATATTAGGCAGTTGCGAAAAGAAGGAACTGGGAAACCCTCCCGCAAGTACAATTGCTGATTTCAGTTTCACACTCTCAAATGATGGCTACTTTCCTTGTACGGCGACTTTCTCCAATAGTTCATTGAACGCGAAAGGTTATCATTGGGATTTTGGAAATGGCGCTACCTCAACTGAAGAAAACCCTGTTGTAGAATATACTGCTCCCGGGCTTTACACAGTTACTTTAACCTGTACTCCTGAGAACGATGTGTATTATAACGAGCTGGTGAAAACACTGGTTATCAATGTAAAGGACCCGTTAGCCGGATTTACCCAGGTGATGTATTTCACTTCCCGCGGCCCGGAAGGTGGAAACGGACACCTGGTCATACTTAGTGATGGAGCCCCTGTTGTGCAGGATTTTGAAAAGGTTGACCTTTCAAGGCCATATGGGATTGCAGTTGATACCATTAACAGCAAAGTATATATCTCTGACTACTCATTGGGTGTAATCTATAAATATGACGCCGACGGGAAGAATCCGGTAAAAATCCTTGATGTGAGTGTCCCCGGACAGGAAATTGTAGATTCACCCGAAGCCCTGATGGTACTTGGTGATAAGCTATACTGGGGCAGGCCCGGTGGCATTTATCGCTGCAACCTTGATGGATCCAATCCTGAACCTTTCATCAATACTGGCACATCTGAACCAGAGTATCCCATTGATATGCAGTATGATGCTGCTACCGGAAAAATCTTTTTAGTAAATGACCGAACCGATTATACCGGAGGATACTTTACAGTAAATTTTGATGGAACCGGGATGACCGAGCACATTGTCGATATCGATGGAACAGCGATTGAACTGAACCCTTTCAGCAGAAAAGTATATATGGCAGTATATGCGGTTGATGGTACAGCCATTACTGAAAATGGAATTTATATGTGCAATACAGATGGCACTTCCCTTGGTAAAATCGGTGAATTTGGATCCAAAGCCACCTGGGGTATGACCATCGATTATAAGAACAACAAACTCTTCTGGGGTTATAAAATCAGCAACTCCAATCCCGACGGGAAAATCATCCGATCAAACCTCGATGGTTCCGGTCAGGAAGACTGGATAACTGGAGTGAGTCCGCATGCGATGCAAATATCCTGGGTAAAACTGTGTCAAGGCGGGCAATAG